From Acidimicrobiales bacterium, the proteins below share one genomic window:
- the mfd gene encoding transcription-repair coupling factor translates to MSLRSLPGLLRHEDALVDVLGAPGAVVAVPEPARAFALAGLAQLSERHPVLVAVPTGTVAERLAFDLRAYSGPDAVETFPAWETLPFERVSPSVETMGRRLRAMWRLRHAGDDPAGGARLIVAPVRALIQRLGPRVEDAEPIVVAAGDVLDTDELVERLSRAGYRREYQVEHRGEVAVRGGIVDVFPSTADDPVRIDLWGDEVDRLTAFDVNDQRSMADLERVEIFACRELLPTTAVRDRARLLVGQEPWGRDQWERLAEGLVFDGMESWLPWLAGEEHLLGDLVGPSGQVVLVDPRRMRDRAAELIDEEVALAATLAQTWGANDGATRAFPRLHLPFERLLARTTAPVLSVTSTPEAPATPRIAATGWDPVVADAARLAKQLGGLVREGYSVTVCAEGEGSARRVASILGEEGLSAPLLDGSPSDLTAPGVRIVVQALEGGFVLPSAKLAVLAETDVTGRRRAHRQARPRVRPQEGFFDDLAPGAYVVHHQHGVARYAGMVRRAIGGGERDYLLLEYRGGDKLYVPSDQIDVITPYTGGETPTLHRLGGSEWQRTKARVRASVREIAEELVALYRARTTSPGHEFGPDSPWQREMEEAFPYAETPDQARAIAEVKADMEEPVPMDRLVCGDVGFGKTEVAIRGVFKALQEGRQAAVLVPTTLLAQQHFQTFSDRFAPYPVRVEVLSRFLTTAQARRVVDGLADGSVDLVIGTHRLLSSDIKFKDLGLLVVDEEQRFGVSHKEAIKALSTGIDVLTLTATPIPRTLEMSLTGIRDLSLISTPPAERLPILTYVGELDERAVSEAIRRELLREGQVFFVHNLVYDIEATATRLRRLVPEARIAVAHGQMDEGTLEKVVIDFWEGRYDVLVCTTIIESGIDMPTVNTLVVDRADRLGLGQLHQLRGRVGRAGQRAYAYLFFPPERSLTEEAYERLRTIGEHTELGSGFKIAMRDLEIRGAGNLLGSDQSGHIAAVGYDLYVQMVSEAVSDLKGEVRREPAEIKLDLAVDAHLTSDYVAREDLRLEAYRRLAAVTTPTEVEDIRTEWLDRFGPLPPPAEALLAVGRLRAECVRSGVREITVTPARRGGISGGQAVARLSPLSLKASTQVGLRRRHPGAVYKEDLGQVVVPLPGGVDVPEALVELLGELVPPGTAAGAGDGRPDGQQVGASQ, encoded by the coding sequence GTGAGCCTGCGCTCGCTGCCTGGATTGCTCCGTCACGAGGACGCGCTCGTCGACGTGCTCGGCGCGCCCGGTGCCGTGGTGGCCGTTCCGGAGCCGGCGCGGGCGTTCGCGCTGGCCGGGCTGGCGCAGCTGAGCGAGCGCCACCCGGTGTTGGTGGCGGTGCCCACGGGCACCGTTGCCGAGCGACTCGCCTTCGACCTGCGGGCCTACAGCGGACCGGACGCGGTCGAGACCTTCCCAGCGTGGGAGACGCTGCCGTTCGAGCGGGTCAGCCCCAGCGTGGAGACGATGGGCCGGCGGCTGCGGGCCATGTGGCGGTTGCGCCACGCTGGCGATGACCCGGCTGGCGGCGCCCGCCTGATCGTGGCCCCCGTGCGCGCTCTCATCCAGCGGCTGGGACCCCGGGTCGAGGATGCCGAGCCGATCGTGGTCGCCGCGGGCGACGTCCTCGACACCGACGAGTTGGTCGAGCGCCTGTCCCGCGCCGGCTACCGCCGCGAGTACCAGGTCGAGCACCGCGGCGAGGTGGCGGTCAGGGGTGGCATCGTGGACGTGTTCCCCTCGACCGCCGACGACCCGGTGCGCATCGACCTGTGGGGCGACGAGGTCGACCGTCTCACTGCCTTCGACGTGAACGACCAGCGGTCGATGGCGGATCTCGAGCGGGTGGAGATCTTCGCCTGTCGTGAGCTCCTCCCAACCACCGCGGTTCGCGACCGGGCCCGCCTCCTCGTCGGCCAGGAGCCCTGGGGGAGGGACCAGTGGGAGCGGCTGGCCGAGGGCCTCGTGTTCGACGGCATGGAGTCGTGGCTGCCGTGGCTGGCCGGCGAGGAGCACCTCCTCGGCGATCTCGTCGGCCCGTCGGGCCAGGTCGTGCTGGTCGACCCCCGGCGGATGCGCGACCGGGCGGCCGAGCTGATCGACGAGGAGGTCGCCCTGGCGGCCACGTTGGCCCAGACGTGGGGGGCGAACGACGGCGCCACTCGGGCGTTCCCCCGGCTGCACCTGCCGTTCGAGCGGCTGCTGGCCCGCACCACGGCGCCGGTGCTGTCCGTCACCTCGACGCCCGAGGCGCCCGCGACGCCGAGGATCGCGGCGACGGGCTGGGATCCGGTGGTCGCCGACGCCGCCCGACTGGCCAAGCAGCTCGGTGGCCTCGTTCGTGAGGGGTACTCGGTCACGGTCTGCGCAGAGGGCGAGGGGAGCGCCCGGCGCGTGGCGTCGATCCTGGGCGAGGAGGGGCTGTCCGCGCCCCTGCTGGACGGGAGCCCGTCTGACCTCACCGCTCCGGGGGTGCGGATCGTCGTCCAGGCCCTCGAGGGCGGGTTCGTCCTGCCCTCGGCAAAGCTGGCCGTGCTGGCCGAGACCGACGTCACCGGCAGGCGTCGCGCCCACCGGCAGGCCCGTCCCCGGGTCCGGCCCCAGGAAGGCTTCTTCGACGACCTGGCGCCCGGCGCGTACGTGGTGCACCACCAGCACGGCGTGGCCCGCTACGCGGGGATGGTTCGTCGCGCCATCGGCGGCGGTGAGCGCGACTACCTACTGCTCGAGTACCGCGGTGGCGACAAGCTCTACGTGCCGTCGGACCAGATCGACGTCATCACGCCCTACACCGGCGGGGAGACGCCGACGCTGCACCGCCTCGGCGGCTCGGAGTGGCAGCGCACCAAGGCCCGGGTGCGGGCCTCGGTGCGCGAGATCGCCGAGGAGCTGGTCGCTCTGTACCGGGCGAGGACGACCTCGCCCGGTCACGAGTTCGGTCCGGACTCGCCCTGGCAGCGTGAGATGGAGGAGGCGTTCCCCTACGCCGAGACGCCCGACCAGGCCCGGGCCATCGCCGAGGTGAAGGCGGACATGGAGGAGCCGGTCCCGATGGACCGACTGGTGTGCGGAGACGTCGGCTTCGGCAAGACCGAGGTCGCGATCCGGGGCGTCTTCAAGGCGCTCCAGGAGGGGAGGCAGGCCGCGGTCCTCGTGCCGACGACGCTGCTGGCCCAGCAGCACTTCCAGACCTTCTCCGACCGGTTCGCCCCCTACCCGGTGCGGGTCGAGGTGCTGTCCCGCTTCCTCACCACGGCCCAGGCTCGCCGGGTCGTGGACGGATTGGCCGACGGCTCGGTCGACCTCGTCATCGGTACCCACCGCCTCTTGAGCTCGGACATCAAGTTCAAGGACCTCGGACTCCTCGTGGTGGACGAGGAGCAGCGCTTCGGTGTGTCGCACAAGGAGGCGATCAAGGCCCTCAGCACCGGCATCGACGTGCTGACCCTGACGGCCACGCCCATCCCGCGCACGCTGGAGATGAGCCTGACCGGCATCCGTGACCTCAGCCTCATCAGCACGCCTCCGGCCGAGCGGCTGCCGATCCTCACCTACGTGGGCGAGCTCGACGAGCGGGCCGTGAGCGAGGCCATCCGGCGCGAGCTGCTGCGCGAGGGCCAGGTGTTCTTCGTGCACAACCTCGTCTACGACATCGAGGCGACTGCGACGCGCTTGCGCCGCCTCGTGCCCGAGGCCCGCATTGCCGTCGCCCACGGTCAGATGGACGAGGGCACCCTCGAGAAGGTCGTGATCGACTTCTGGGAGGGCCGGTACGACGTCCTTGTCTGCACGACGATCATCGAGTCGGGCATCGACATGCCCACGGTGAACACGCTCGTCGTGGATCGTGCCGACCGCCTGGGGCTGGGGCAGCTCCATCAGCTCCGCGGCCGCGTGGGCCGGGCCGGCCAGCGGGCCTACGCCTACCTCTTTTTCCCTCCCGAGCGGAGCCTGACCGAGGAGGCCTACGAGCGCCTGCGCACGATCGGCGAGCACACCGAGCTGGGATCAGGCTTCAAGATCGCCATGCGGGACCTGGAGATCCGCGGCGCCGGCAACCTCCTGGGGTCCGACCAGTCGGGGCACATCGCCGCCGTCGGCTACGACCTGTACGTCCAGATGGTCAGCGAGGCGGTCTCCGACCTGAAGGGGGAGGTCCGCCGCGAGCCCGCCGAGATCAAGCTGGACCTGGCCGTGGACGCCCACCTCACGAGCGACTACGTCGCTCGTGAGGACCTCCGCCTCGAGGCCTACCGCCGGCTGGCCGCGGTCACCACGCCCACGGAGGTCGAGGACATCCGCACCGAGTGGCTCGACCGCTTCGGGCCCCTGCCCCCGCCCGCCGAGGCCCTGCTGGCCGTGGGACGTCTGCGGGCCGAGTGCGTCCGCTCGGGCGTGCGTGAGATCACGGTGACGCCGGCCCGCCGGGGCGGCATCAGCGGAGGCCAGGCGGTGGCCCGCCTCTCCCCTCTCTCCCTCAAGGCCAGCACCCAGGTGGGTCTCCGACGCCGGCACCCCGGGGCGGTCTACAAGGAAGACCTGGGGCAGGTGGTGGTACCCCTACCCGGAGGGGTGGACGTGCCGGAGGCGTTGGTCGAGCTGCTGGGCGAGCTCGTTCCCCCCGGCACGGCCGCCGGCGCCGGTGACGGGCGCCCCGATGGCCAACAAGTGGGGGCCAGCCAGTAG
- a CDS encoding peptidylprolyl isomerase: protein MRKVLVLAVGVLALAGAGCNTTAPYAATVNGATISQGDINSELVAIRSDPAYLNQIQSQSQVTGAGQDSFDSSFVAQVLNRQIVFQLVHQEVVRRGITVSGQDLNLSRGDTASALGGANVLSGLPASYQNTLIRHSAEVTALEAQLAHVDIRPVAMAQYYATHQQSFVQQCVSHILVSNQADAAALRAQIVAGASFAQVAQSQSQDQASAANGGQLGCGPTGRFVTGFEQAVDALPTGQLSQPTQTQFGWHLIEVTSRQPLSLAQAQPQIRAALLANAQTALTSTLQRDESRASVTVNPRYGTYATRGNQAGIVPPSAPPSSMLNFVPANPSTSVGGSGALPSGIGSTAP from the coding sequence GTGCGAAAGGTCCTCGTCCTCGCGGTCGGCGTGCTCGCCCTCGCTGGCGCCGGGTGCAACACCACGGCCCCCTACGCGGCCACGGTGAACGGCGCCACCATCAGCCAGGGAGACATCAACAGCGAGCTGGTGGCGATACGGAGCGATCCCGCCTACCTGAACCAGATCCAGAGCCAGAGCCAGGTCACCGGGGCCGGCCAGGACAGCTTCGACAGCTCGTTCGTGGCCCAGGTTCTCAACCGCCAGATCGTCTTCCAGCTCGTGCACCAGGAGGTCGTTCGCCGCGGGATCACCGTCAGCGGCCAGGACCTCAACCTGTCCCGGGGGGACACGGCGAGCGCCCTGGGTGGGGCCAACGTCCTCAGCGGACTTCCGGCGTCCTACCAGAACACCCTGATCCGGCACTCCGCCGAGGTGACGGCGCTCGAGGCGCAGCTCGCGCACGTCGACATCCGACCCGTCGCCATGGCCCAGTACTACGCCACGCACCAGCAGAGCTTCGTCCAGCAGTGCGTCAGCCACATCCTGGTCTCGAACCAGGCCGATGCCGCCGCCCTGCGGGCCCAGATCGTGGCCGGGGCCAGCTTCGCCCAGGTCGCCCAGTCCCAATCGCAGGATCAAGCCAGCGCAGCCAACGGTGGGCAGCTGGGGTGCGGACCGACGGGACGCTTCGTGACCGGGTTCGAGCAGGCCGTCGACGCGCTGCCCACCGGCCAGCTGAGCCAGCCCACCCAGACCCAGTTCGGCTGGCACCTCATCGAGGTGACGTCCCGCCAGCCCCTGTCCCTGGCCCAGGCCCAACCCCAGATCCGGGCGGCCCTTCTGGCCAACGCCCAGACGGCGCTGACCAGCACGCTGCAGCGCGACGAGTCGCGTGCCAGCGTGACCGTCAATCCTCGCTACGGCACCTATGCGACCCGCGGCAACCAGGCTGGGATCGTCCCGCCGTCGGCGCCGCCGTCGTCGATGCTCAACTTCGTCCCCGCCAACCCGAGCACCTCCGTGGGCGGCTCGGGCGCACTGCCGTCAGGCATCGGCTCGACCGCGCCGTGA
- the mazG gene encoding nucleoside triphosphate pyrophosphohydrolase: MTPRVVVVGLGPAGPELITTATRTAIERAHHRYLRTARHPAAAAVGDFRSFDELYDSIASFEEVYAGIVDALVEAATVHGEVLYAVPGSPLVSERTVELLRDDPRIELEVLLGPSFLDLAWDRLGIDPIDSSVRLVDGPSFAVQAAGERGPLLVGQCWSDQVLSEIKLAVDHPPDARVTVLQRLGLADEAVFDVDWADLDRSVEADHLTTLFVPHLAEPVAADLSRLEELVRTLRQRCPWDREQTHASLTRHLLEETYEVLEAIEALGAGPASYHHLEEELGDLLFQVYFHSVLAAEAGQFGLADVARGVHDKLVLRHPHVFGTVEAETPDVVMANWEQIKKQEKGRQSVMDGIPSALPSLLHAHKVQRKAATLGFDWPSGDATRLVAEEDLAALADPAQEQTARTAGRPDSEERLGDLLFAVVGLARHLGQDPEAGLRRATIRFRDAVMATEGLAARRGIDVARLDAAGRRSLWDEAARSGADGPDSA, encoded by the coding sequence GTGACACCTCGGGTGGTGGTGGTCGGGCTGGGCCCGGCCGGGCCCGAGCTCATCACCACGGCGACCCGCACGGCGATCGAGCGCGCCCACCACCGTTACCTCCGCACGGCGCGCCACCCGGCGGCGGCCGCCGTGGGCGACTTTCGCTCCTTCGACGAGCTGTACGACTCGATCGCCTCGTTCGAGGAGGTCTACGCCGGGATCGTGGACGCGCTGGTCGAGGCGGCGACGGTCCACGGCGAGGTCCTCTACGCCGTCCCGGGCTCGCCGCTGGTATCGGAGCGGACGGTCGAGCTGCTGCGGGACGACCCGCGCATCGAGCTGGAGGTGCTTCTGGGCCCGTCGTTCCTCGACCTGGCGTGGGACCGCCTGGGGATCGACCCCATCGACTCGAGCGTGCGTCTGGTCGACGGGCCGTCGTTCGCAGTCCAAGCCGCGGGGGAGCGGGGCCCGCTGCTGGTCGGTCAGTGCTGGAGCGACCAGGTCCTCTCGGAGATCAAGCTGGCCGTCGACCACCCTCCGGATGCCAGGGTCACCGTGCTGCAGCGACTGGGCCTGGCGGACGAGGCCGTGTTCGACGTCGACTGGGCCGACCTGGACCGGTCGGTCGAGGCCGACCACCTCACCACGCTCTTCGTGCCCCACCTCGCCGAGCCCGTGGCGGCCGACCTGTCCCGGCTCGAGGAGCTGGTACGGACCCTGCGGCAGCGCTGCCCGTGGGACCGTGAGCAGACCCACGCTTCGCTCACCCGCCACTTGCTCGAGGAGACCTATGAGGTGCTCGAGGCGATCGAGGCGCTGGGCGCGGGCCCGGCGTCCTACCACCATCTCGAAGAAGAGCTCGGCGACCTCCTGTTCCAGGTCTACTTCCACAGCGTGCTGGCGGCGGAGGCCGGCCAGTTCGGCCTGGCCGACGTGGCGCGGGGGGTGCACGACAAGTTGGTCCTCCGTCACCCGCACGTGTTCGGGACAGTCGAGGCGGAGACGCCCGACGTCGTCATGGCCAACTGGGAGCAGATCAAGAAGCAGGAGAAGGGTCGCCAGAGCGTCATGGACGGGATCCCCTCAGCCCTTCCGTCCCTGCTCCACGCCCACAAGGTGCAGCGCAAGGCGGCCACCCTCGGCTTCGACTGGCCCTCGGGCGATGCCACCCGCCTCGTCGCCGAGGAGGACCTGGCCGCCCTGGCCGATCCGGCTCAGGAGCAGACAGCCCGCACGGCGGGCCGGCCCGACAGCGAGGAGCGCCTGGGCGATCTCCTCTTTGCCGTGGTGGGTCTGGCCCGCCATCTCGGCCAGGATCCCGAGGCCGGCCTGCGGAGAGCCACAATCCGGTTCCGCGATGCCGTGATGGCGACCGAGGGCCTGGCCGCGAGGCGCGGCATCGACGTCGCTCGCCTCGATGCCGCCGGCCGCCGCTCCCTGTGGGACGAAGCGGCCAGATCCGGCGCCGATGGCCCAGATTCGGCCTGA
- the eno gene encoding phosphopyruvate hydratase, producing the protein MSRIQHVEAREVLDSRGNPTVEVEIELSSGATGRAIVPSGASTGTFEATERRDGGSRYGGKGVLGAVASVNGEIADAVVGLDGADQRVLDSTLVDLDGTESKARLGANAVLGVSMATARAAAADVGLPLYRYVGGANAHVLPVPMMNVLNGGAHADNDVDVQEFMIMPVGAVSFSEALRWGAETYHALGRHLHAEGLSTAIGDEGGFAPNLPSNEDAVRALVRAIEDAGLVPGEDVALAIDAAATELYRDGQYNLAGEGRKLLAEELVAYWQELCDRYPIVSIEDGLAEDDWDGWAALTAALGRRIQLVGDDVFVTNLERLARGVRVGVANSILIKPNQVGTLTEMLETMDLAARNGYTNVMSHRSGETEDATIADLAVATNCGLIKAGAPARSDRVAKYNQLLRIEDQLGESAAYRGRSALSSAGASGGQRPDPASGGG; encoded by the coding sequence GTGAGCCGGATCCAGCACGTCGAAGCCAGAGAGGTCCTCGACTCCCGTGGCAACCCCACGGTCGAGGTCGAGATCGAGCTGTCCTCGGGGGCCACCGGGCGGGCCATCGTTCCCTCCGGGGCGTCGACCGGGACGTTCGAGGCGACCGAGCGGCGAGATGGCGGCAGCCGCTACGGCGGCAAGGGCGTCCTCGGAGCGGTGGCGAGCGTCAACGGCGAGATCGCCGACGCCGTCGTCGGCCTCGACGGCGCTGACCAGCGCGTGCTCGACTCCACCCTCGTCGATCTCGACGGCACCGAGTCCAAGGCCCGGCTCGGGGCCAACGCCGTGCTCGGGGTCTCGATGGCGACGGCCCGGGCGGCGGCGGCCGATGTCGGCCTGCCCCTCTACCGGTACGTGGGCGGGGCCAACGCCCACGTGCTCCCCGTGCCGATGATGAACGTGCTGAACGGCGGTGCCCACGCCGACAACGACGTCGACGTGCAGGAGTTCATGATCATGCCCGTCGGGGCCGTCTCGTTCTCCGAAGCGCTGCGCTGGGGGGCCGAGACGTATCACGCCCTCGGGCGGCACCTGCACGCCGAGGGCTTGTCGACCGCCATCGGTGACGAGGGCGGCTTCGCGCCCAACCTGCCGTCCAACGAGGACGCCGTCCGGGCCCTCGTTCGCGCCATCGAGGATGCCGGGCTGGTGCCGGGTGAGGACGTGGCCCTCGCCATCGACGCCGCTGCCACCGAGCTGTACCGGGACGGCCAGTACAACCTGGCCGGCGAGGGCCGAAAGCTGTTGGCCGAGGAGCTCGTGGCCTACTGGCAGGAGCTGTGCGACCGCTATCCGATCGTCTCTATCGAGGACGGCCTGGCCGAGGACGACTGGGACGGCTGGGCTGCGCTCACGGCTGCCCTCGGGCGGCGGATCCAGCTGGTGGGAGACGACGTCTTCGTGACCAACCTCGAGCGGCTGGCGCGAGGCGTGCGTGTGGGGGTGGCCAACTCGATACTGATCAAGCCCAATCAGGTCGGCACGCTCACCGAGATGCTCGAGACCATGGATCTGGCCGCGCGGAACGGCTACACGAACGTCATGTCTCATCGCTCCGGCGAAACCGAGGACGCCACGATCGCCGACCTGGCCGTGGCGACCAACTGTGGGCTGATCAAGGCCGGGGCGCCAGCCCGCTCGGACCGCGTGGCGAAGTACAACCAGCTGCTGCGCATCGAGGATCAGCTGGGCGAGTCCGCTGCCTACCGCGGACGCTCGGCGCTGTCGAGCGCCGGCGCGTCGGGTGGTCAGCGTCCCGACCCTGCATCGGGGGGCGGGTGA
- a CDS encoding septum formation initiator family protein — protein MTRHTVVLLAAAGATLAVLVLVVFPTRSYLKERGDVKSATHQLQALDTQNRQLTNQIGRLNTDAEIERLARKDYGLVKPGEEAYAVLPGALAKNGAANKPATAKPAAAKPSAGPQPASQRGLAAPAPAHQGLWGRFLDQLAFWR, from the coding sequence GTGACGCGCCACACCGTCGTGCTCCTGGCCGCCGCTGGCGCCACGCTGGCCGTGCTGGTGCTCGTGGTGTTCCCAACCCGCTCCTATCTGAAAGAGCGCGGCGACGTGAAGAGCGCCACCCACCAGCTCCAGGCCCTCGACACCCAGAACCGCCAGCTGACCAACCAGATCGGCCGGCTCAACACCGACGCCGAGATCGAGCGCCTGGCGCGCAAGGACTACGGGTTGGTGAAGCCAGGCGAGGAGGCCTACGCCGTCCTTCCAGGCGCCCTGGCCAAGAACGGCGCCGCCAACAAGCCAGCCACAGCCAAGCCTGCGGCCGCCAAACCGTCCGCTGGCCCGCAGCCCGCAAGCCAGCGAGGTCTAGCCGCGCCGGCGCCCGCCCACCAGGGGCTGTGGGGCCGCTTCCTGGACCAACTGGCGTTCTGGCGCTGA
- a CDS encoding xanthine dehydrogenase family protein molybdopterin-binding subunit translates to MSILGNRVVRKEDPKFLTRGGTYVDDLKIDGAARVTYVRSTSAHARILSVDVDEARGAPGVLAVVTAPDIELDPLPPEIPMLNEKMPQPWLATDVVRYVGEPVVAIVSETQAQGADAAELVLIDYEPLPVLVDAQQALEGSILLHPEAGTNVSFELQFGTDESLFDGCEVVVRQRVNNQRVAPCPLEVRAVAARWEDDGRLTQWSSTQAPHSVRDALAKAYGLFEDEVHVISPDVGGGFGAKIGGYPDELLIAWLARRVGRPLKWTETRSESMVALGHGRAQLQDVEIGGSRDGTIGAYRLTVLQDSGAYPRVGALLSFMTRTMASGTYRIPKIEFNSRAVVTDTTPVVSYRGAGRPEATAAIERAVDLFADEIAMDPAEVRRRNLIAANEFPFTTPVGTTYDVGDYGRALDLALETSGYDELRKEQARRRDAGDVRQLGIGLSVYVEITNGVPGGEYAAVEVRENGTAVVRTGTSPHGQGHVTSWAMLVSDALGIPVDVIEVVHGDTDVVPRGVGTFGSRSLQVGGVAAHQAAGQVVDKARELAAKLLEADPADVVLDKVGQRFHVAGTPAVAKSWSELAREASSEPGGLSAETDFTPDGATFPFGSHVAVVEVDTETGKVTLERLVAVDDAGRILNPLLAEGQIHGGLAQGAAQALLEQVGYDEDGNPVTANLADYTFVSAAELPSFETTPMETPTPVNELGAKGIGESGTIGSTPAVQNAVVDALSHLGVRHVDMPATPERVWQALHRKGTS, encoded by the coding sequence GTGAGCATCCTCGGCAACCGGGTCGTCCGCAAGGAGGACCCCAAGTTCCTCACCCGTGGGGGCACCTACGTCGACGACCTGAAGATCGACGGGGCGGCGCGCGTGACCTATGTGCGGTCTACGTCGGCGCATGCGCGCATTCTCTCTGTCGACGTCGACGAGGCCCGGGGCGCGCCGGGAGTCCTGGCGGTGGTCACGGCGCCCGACATCGAGCTCGATCCCCTGCCGCCCGAGATCCCGATGCTCAACGAGAAGATGCCCCAGCCCTGGCTGGCGACCGATGTCGTCCGCTACGTGGGCGAGCCCGTGGTCGCCATCGTCTCCGAGACTCAGGCCCAGGGTGCCGACGCCGCGGAGCTGGTCCTCATCGACTACGAACCGCTCCCGGTCCTCGTGGATGCCCAGCAGGCGCTCGAGGGCTCGATTCTCCTGCACCCCGAGGCGGGGACCAACGTGTCCTTCGAGCTCCAGTTCGGCACGGACGAGTCGCTCTTCGACGGCTGCGAGGTGGTCGTCAGACAGCGCGTCAACAACCAGCGGGTCGCGCCGTGCCCGCTGGAGGTGCGGGCGGTCGCCGCACGGTGGGAGGACGACGGCCGCCTCACGCAGTGGTCGTCCACACAGGCGCCGCATTCGGTGCGGGACGCGCTGGCCAAGGCGTACGGCCTGTTCGAGGACGAGGTCCATGTCATCAGCCCCGACGTCGGCGGCGGGTTCGGAGCCAAGATCGGCGGGTATCCCGACGAGCTGCTCATCGCCTGGCTGGCCCGACGGGTCGGCCGTCCGCTCAAGTGGACCGAGACCCGGTCGGAGAGCATGGTGGCGCTGGGCCACGGGCGGGCCCAGCTCCAGGACGTCGAGATCGGAGGATCGAGGGACGGCACGATCGGTGCCTACCGCCTGACCGTGCTGCAGGACTCCGGTGCATACCCACGCGTCGGTGCCCTGCTGTCGTTCATGACCAGGACGATGGCCTCGGGCACCTACCGGATCCCCAAGATCGAGTTCAACAGCCGCGCCGTCGTCACCGACACCACACCGGTGGTGTCGTACCGGGGAGCGGGTCGGCCCGAGGCCACCGCCGCCATCGAACGAGCAGTCGACCTGTTCGCCGACGAGATCGCGATGGACCCGGCCGAGGTTCGCCGGCGGAACCTGATAGCGGCGAACGAGTTCCCCTTCACCACTCCAGTGGGCACCACCTACGACGTCGGCGACTACGGCCGCGCCCTCGACCTCGCCCTCGAGACGTCGGGCTACGACGAGTTGCGCAAGGAGCAGGCCCGGCGACGGGATGCGGGTGATGTCCGACAGCTGGGGATCGGCCTGTCCGTCTACGTGGAGATCACCAACGGCGTGCCCGGAGGCGAGTACGCCGCCGTCGAGGTGCGCGAGAACGGCACCGCGGTCGTGCGAACCGGCACCTCGCCACACGGGCAGGGTCACGTCACGTCCTGGGCCATGCTCGTCAGCGACGCGCTGGGCATTCCGGTCGACGTCATCGAGGTGGTGCACGGCGACACCGACGTCGTGCCGCGCGGCGTCGGGACCTTCGGCTCCCGGTCGCTCCAGGTCGGGGGAGTGGCAGCCCATCAGGCCGCGGGGCAGGTCGTGGACAAGGCCCGCGAGCTGGCGGCCAAGCTTCTCGAGGCCGACCCCGCCGACGTCGTGCTCGACAAGGTGGGCCAGCGCTTCCATGTTGCAGGCACCCCGGCGGTGGCCAAGTCGTGGAGTGAGCTGGCCCGGGAGGCGAGCTCGGAGCCCGGCGGGCTCTCGGCCGAGACCGACTTCACTCCGGACGGGGCGACGTTCCCATTCGGGTCGCACGTGGCGGTGGTGGAAGTGGACACCGAGACCGGCAAGGTGACCCTCGAGCGGCTGGTGGCGGTCGACGACGCCGGCCGCATCCTCAACCCGCTCCTGGCCGAGGGCCAGATCCATGGCGGTCTGGCCCAGGGAGCGGCCCAGGCGCTGTTGGAGCAGGTCGGCTACGACGAGGACGGCAATCCCGTCACCGCCAACCTGGCCGACTACACGTTCGTCTCGGCGGCCGAGCTTCCCAGCTTCGAGACGACGCCGATGGAGACGCCCACACCGGTCAACGAGCTGGGCGCCAAGGGCATCGGCGAGTCCGGCACGATCGGCTCGACGCCGGCAGTGCAGAACGCCGTGGTCGACGCCCTGTCGCACCTCGGCGTTCGCCACGTCGACATGCCTGCCACCCCCGAGCGGGTCTGGCAGGCGCTCCACAGAAAGGGGACGTCGTGA
- a CDS encoding (2Fe-2S)-binding protein, producing the protein MRVRLSVNGASHEHEIEPRLLLVHYLREVVGLTGTNVGCDTSSCGACTVLMDGESVKSCTVLAVQADGTEVTTIEGMARDGDMHPIQEAFREHHALQCGYCTPGMVMAAASLLEEHRDPTEAEVREGLEGNLCRCTGYHNIVKAVLAAGKARETA; encoded by the coding sequence GTGAGAGTTCGCCTCAGCGTCAACGGTGCGAGCCATGAGCACGAGATCGAACCGCGGCTCCTGCTCGTCCACTACCTCCGTGAGGTCGTGGGCCTCACGGGCACCAACGTCGGGTGTGACACCTCGTCCTGTGGTGCCTGCACCGTGCTGATGGACGGCGAGTCGGTGAAATCGTGCACGGTGCTCGCCGTCCAGGCTGACGGGACCGAGGTGACGACCATCGAGGGCATGGCCCGCGACGGCGACATGCACCCCATCCAGGAGGCGTTCCGGGAGCACCACGCCCTCCAGTGCGGCTACTGCACCCCCGGGATGGTCATGGCTGCCGCGTCGCTGCTGGAGGAGCATCGCGATCCGACCGAGGCGGAGGTACGGGAGGGTCTCGAGGGCAACCTGTGTCGCTGCACGGGCTACCACAACATCGTCAAGGCGGTACTGGCGGCCGGCAAAGCAAGGGAGACAGCATGA